The Deinococcus koreensis genome window below encodes:
- a CDS encoding DoxX family protein has product MEPKRPSWGLVALSALFVLAGSLHFLRPEVFDGVVPPGTPMSARTATLLSGAAEILGGLGLLYPGTRPAARWGLLALLIAVFPANVFMAQQPEKFGLPAWALWTRLPLQPLLMWAVWRAGRR; this is encoded by the coding sequence ATGGAACCGAAGCGTCCCTCCTGGGGCCTCGTCGCTCTGTCTGCACTGTTCGTGCTGGCGGGCAGCCTCCACTTTCTCCGGCCCGAGGTCTTCGATGGGGTCGTGCCGCCCGGCACACCGATGTCGGCCCGTACGGCCACGCTGCTCAGCGGCGCCGCCGAAATCCTGGGCGGCCTGGGCCTGCTGTACCCAGGAACCCGACCGGCCGCCCGCTGGGGACTGCTGGCGCTGCTGATCGCCGTGTTTCCAGCAAACGTCTTCATGGCGCAGCAGCCGGAGAAATTCGGGCTGCCCGCCTGGGCGCTCTGGACCCGCCTGCCGCTCCAGCCCCTGCTGATGTGGGCGGTGTGGCGGGCGGGCCGGCGCTGA
- a CDS encoding Bax inhibitor-1/YccA family protein has product MQTYPTTTGKTADLVRTFMARTYSWMAAGLALTAGIAFFTAQNEALAFQVMQWRWPLIIAQFGLVFFLSMFAQKVSSTVAGGLFILYAALTGLTFSSLLFAYSPSAVTAAFATTAGTFGLMSVAGFVIKKDLSAMGRFFMFAVLGLFVAMIVNLFVASSGLTLLISIVGVLLFAGLTAYDTQMLRNMALSGVSGEMAERAAINGALALYLDFINMFLFILRLFGFAGGSSSND; this is encoded by the coding sequence ATGCAGACCTATCCCACCACCACAGGCAAGACGGCGGACCTTGTCCGCACGTTCATGGCCCGTACCTACTCCTGGATGGCGGCCGGCCTGGCGCTCACCGCCGGCATCGCCTTCTTCACCGCGCAGAACGAAGCGCTGGCCTTTCAGGTCATGCAGTGGCGCTGGCCGCTGATCATCGCGCAGTTCGGCCTGGTGTTCTTCCTGAGCATGTTCGCCCAGAAAGTCAGCAGCACGGTGGCCGGGGGGTTGTTCATCCTGTACGCCGCGCTGACCGGTCTGACCTTCTCCTCGCTGCTCTTCGCCTACAGCCCCAGCGCCGTGACGGCGGCATTCGCCACCACCGCTGGTACCTTCGGCCTGATGAGCGTGGCCGGCTTCGTGATCAAGAAGGATCTGAGCGCGATGGGCCGCTTCTTCATGTTCGCGGTGCTGGGCCTGTTCGTGGCCATGATCGTGAACCTGTTCGTGGCGTCCTCGGGCCTGACCCTCCTGATCTCGATCGTGGGCGTGCTGCTGTTCGCCGGCCTCACCGCCTACGACACCCAGATGCTCCGCAACATGGCCCTGAGCGGCGTGAGCGGCGAGATGGCCGAGCGGGCCGCCATCAACGGCGCGCTGGCCCTGTACCTCGATTTCATCAACATGTTCCTCTTCATCCTGCGCCTGTTCGGCTTCGCGGGCGGCAGCAGCAGCAACGACTGA
- the glgX gene encoding glycogen debranching protein GlgX: MTMTTEPTPTVRLRPGAPYPLGATWDGKGTNFALYSENASAIELCLFDEQGHETRYPLTEQTAFVWHGYLPQVGPGQRYGYRVHGEYAPEKGLRFNPNVVLLDPYAKALDGTEQFDEGVFGYVPGGDDTVMQTEEQRGAPLGIVTDGVSFDWQGDRRPTIPFHQAVIYEAHVKGLTMTHPDVPNELRGTYAGIATEPILFYLRELGITSIELMPVHQHVDDPFLLDKGLTNYWGYSTLSFFAPDVRYSAEARRGNPAGAVDEFKAMVRALHQSGIEVILDVVYNHTAEGNHMGPTMSFKGIDNPTYYRLVAGDERHYFDYTGTGNSLNVRHPQTLQLIMDSLRYWVSEMHVDGFRFDLASTLARGLHEVDQLSGFFTIIHQDPVISQVKLIAEPWDVGEGGYQVGNFPVNWAEWNGIYRDDIRAFWKGDGGLASEIGYRLTGSSDLYQNDGRKPYASINFVTAHDGFTLRDSVTYEQKHNEANQEGGNDGHNHNLTWNCGVEGETDDPAIDELRKRQQRNFLATLLLGQGTPMLLGGDEIGRTQGGNNNAYCQDNEISWYDWASLDEELLAFTKKVIGLRKAHPALHRRKFFSGRNIRGEDVRDLVWLRFDGQEMTDDDWTNGQTQSMGLFLDGDGLDDIDEHGEPLRDDHLLLLLSASHVDLPFQLPELGGCGAWELLLDTSDDAASGTEQAGEESTLRGRSVKLYRCQRG; this comes from the coding sequence ATGACCATGACCACTGAACCCACCCCGACCGTCCGCCTCCGACCCGGCGCTCCCTACCCGCTGGGCGCGACCTGGGATGGAAAGGGCACCAATTTTGCCCTGTACTCCGAGAACGCCAGCGCCATCGAACTCTGCCTGTTCGACGAGCAGGGCCACGAAACCCGCTACCCCCTGACCGAACAGACCGCCTTCGTGTGGCACGGCTATCTGCCCCAGGTCGGGCCGGGCCAGCGCTACGGCTACCGCGTTCACGGCGAATACGCCCCTGAGAAGGGCCTGCGCTTCAACCCGAACGTGGTGCTGCTCGACCCCTATGCCAAGGCGCTGGACGGCACCGAGCAGTTCGACGAGGGCGTCTTTGGCTACGTGCCCGGCGGCGACGACACGGTGATGCAGACCGAGGAGCAGCGCGGCGCGCCCCTGGGCATCGTGACCGACGGGGTCTCCTTCGACTGGCAGGGGGATCGCCGCCCGACCATTCCCTTCCACCAGGCGGTGATCTACGAGGCGCACGTCAAGGGCCTGACCATGACCCACCCCGACGTGCCCAACGAGCTGCGCGGCACCTACGCCGGGATCGCCACCGAGCCGATCCTGTTCTACCTGCGCGAACTGGGCATCACCAGCATTGAGCTGATGCCGGTGCACCAGCACGTCGACGATCCCTTCCTGCTCGACAAGGGTCTGACCAACTACTGGGGCTACTCCACGCTCTCCTTCTTCGCGCCGGACGTGCGCTACTCGGCCGAGGCGCGGCGCGGCAACCCGGCGGGCGCCGTAGACGAGTTCAAGGCGATGGTGCGTGCCCTGCACCAGTCGGGGATCGAGGTCATCCTGGACGTGGTGTACAACCACACGGCGGAAGGCAACCACATGGGGCCGACCATGTCCTTCAAGGGCATCGACAACCCCACCTACTACCGGCTGGTGGCCGGAGACGAGCGGCACTACTTCGACTACACCGGCACCGGCAATTCGCTGAACGTGCGCCACCCGCAGACTCTGCAGCTGATCATGGACTCGCTGCGCTACTGGGTCAGCGAAATGCACGTGGACGGCTTCCGCTTCGACCTGGCCTCGACGCTGGCGCGCGGGCTGCACGAGGTCGACCAGCTCTCGGGCTTCTTCACGATCATCCACCAGGATCCGGTCATCTCGCAGGTCAAGCTGATCGCCGAGCCCTGGGACGTGGGTGAGGGCGGTTATCAGGTCGGCAACTTCCCGGTCAACTGGGCCGAGTGGAACGGCATCTACCGCGACGACATCCGCGCCTTCTGGAAGGGCGACGGCGGGCTGGCCAGCGAGATCGGCTACCGCCTGACGGGCTCCTCCGACCTGTACCAGAACGACGGCCGCAAGCCCTACGCCAGCATCAACTTCGTGACTGCTCACGACGGCTTCACGCTGCGCGACTCGGTGACCTACGAGCAGAAGCATAACGAGGCGAATCAGGAGGGCGGCAACGACGGCCACAACCACAACCTCACCTGGAACTGTGGGGTGGAGGGCGAGACCGACGATCCGGCCATCGACGAGCTCAGAAAGCGCCAGCAGCGCAACTTCCTGGCGACCCTGCTGCTGGGCCAGGGCACCCCGATGCTGCTGGGCGGCGACGAGATCGGGCGCACGCAGGGCGGCAACAACAACGCCTACTGCCAGGACAACGAGATCAGCTGGTACGACTGGGCGAGCCTGGACGAGGAGCTGCTGGCCTTCACCAAGAAGGTGATCGGGCTGCGCAAGGCCCACCCCGCGCTGCACCGCCGCAAGTTCTTCAGTGGCCGCAACATCCGCGGCGAGGACGTGCGCGATCTGGTCTGGCTGCGCTTCGACGGCCAGGAGATGACCGACGACGACTGGACGAACGGCCAGACCCAGAGCATGGGCCTGTTCCTCGACGGCGACGGCCTGGACGACATCGACGAGCACGGCGAGCCCCTGCGCGACGACCACCTGCTGCTGCTGCTCTCGGCCTCGCACGTGGATCTGCCCTTCCAGCTGCCCGAGCTGGGCGGCTGCGGGGCCTGGGAACTGCTGCTCGACACCAGCGACGACGCGGCCAGCGGCACCGAGCAGGCCGGTGAGGAGTCCACCCTGCGCGGCCGCTCGGTCAAGCTCTACCGCTGCCAGCGGGGCTGA
- a CDS encoding SIS domain-containing protein, whose product MTAPTFNLLSLLETLSGSYAGPTRPESGPYGLVGAGEGTLAAHLGQTLVPGVLARSGTQFVLSSPDARAAATDYADLAEVAGASVRHVSTGGAPEEINVLMPGGPLATYHFAQYLAHASGHAGDAQAADALIADLAARCAPHVTENNPARDLAWSLWGRLPLLLAAPDAEALPHAWQQLLARIAKTLAVPLLGDPLALSTGAFEARHEQGDARVALILGDADETLQLTREILESRIDEIIHVPYPQGAVGYPAQLALWYFGAWVAAYLAERYETSPADLPVLARAQAVLSGDDEGEERLSAPRDDLRRTSMGRDWDDSDNDPASPDDDFDSDEDDSDDGDTVR is encoded by the coding sequence ATGACTGCACCGACCTTCAATCTGCTCAGCCTGCTCGAAACCCTGAGCGGCTCCTATGCCGGCCCCACCCGCCCGGAAAGCGGCCCCTACGGCCTGGTGGGGGCAGGCGAGGGCACCCTGGCCGCGCACCTGGGGCAGACCCTGGTGCCCGGCGTGCTGGCCCGCAGCGGCACCCAGTTCGTGCTGAGCAGCCCCGACGCCCGCGCCGCCGCGACCGACTACGCCGATCTGGCCGAGGTGGCAGGCGCCAGCGTGCGGCATGTCAGTACCGGGGGCGCCCCCGAGGAGATCAACGTGCTGATGCCGGGCGGCCCGCTCGCCACCTACCACTTCGCGCAGTACCTGGCCCACGCCAGCGGTCATGCCGGGGACGCCCAGGCCGCCGACGCCCTGATCGCTGATCTGGCGGCCCGCTGCGCCCCGCACGTGACCGAGAACAACCCCGCCCGCGACCTGGCCTGGAGCCTGTGGGGCCGCCTGCCCCTGCTGCTGGCCGCCCCCGACGCCGAGGCCCTGCCCCACGCCTGGCAGCAGCTGCTCGCGCGGATCGCCAAGACGCTGGCGGTGCCGCTGCTGGGCGATCCCCTGGCCCTCAGCACCGGCGCCTTCGAGGCCCGCCACGAGCAGGGCGACGCCCGGGTGGCGCTGATCCTGGGCGACGCCGACGAGACCCTGCAGCTCACCCGCGAGATCCTGGAAAGCCGCATCGACGAGATCATCCACGTGCCCTACCCGCAGGGCGCGGTGGGGTATCCGGCGCAGCTGGCCCTGTGGTACTTTGGCGCCTGGGTGGCGGCGTATCTGGCCGAGCGCTACGAGACCAGCCCGGCCGACCTGCCGGTGCTCGCCCGCGCCCAGGCCGTGCTGAGCGGCGACGACGAGGGCGAGGAGCGCCTGAGTGCCCCGCGCGACGACCTGCGCCGCACCAGCATGGGCCGCGACTGGGACGACAGCGACAACGACCCGGCCTCCCCTGACGATGATTTCGACTCGGACGAGGACGACAGCGACGATGGTGACACCGTGCGCTGA
- the treZ gene encoding malto-oligosyltrehalose trehalohydrolase: MIAPQRSPAHPPAALTGRLGAQPLPDGSGTRFRVWTTTAAVVHVRVDGETHPMTDLGEGFFEVTLPVRPGARYLFLLDGAARPDPYARFLPNGVHGEAEVIDLSAYQWQHPDWRGLALADCVFYELHLGTFTPEGTYRAAQEKLPYLKDLGITAIQLMPVAAFPGQRGWGYDGAALYAPFEPYGRPEELMAFVDAAHGLGLGVFLDVVYNHFGPDGNYLSAYAPDYFTDRFHSAWGMGLDYAEGHMRRLITGNARMWLRDYRFDGLRLDATASMPDDSPVHILQELAQEVHMLGGTHLLLAEDHRNLPELVTDYGLDGIWVDDFHHEVRVTLTDEHEGYYGGFQGSAKELAQVINRGWKYEGQFWNVKGEEHERGKPADALEAPSFVYCIQNHDQIGNRAIGDRLHHDEKVTQQEYRGASALLLTLPMTPLLFQGQEWAASTPFPFFSDHHGELGKMVSEGRKKEFAYFSSFAGEHVPDPQAESTFLGAKLAWDEREEGEHGTTLNLYRALLKLRREDPVLGQRSRRNIEAGHVGDVLWVRWRTAQGERALLWNLKKEALPLDSLELTLPPQVMLHSESGLTGELPQPGTLGAGEAALFGTP, translated from the coding sequence ATGATTGCCCCCCAGCGTTCCCCCGCACACCCGCCCGCCGCACTGACCGGCCGGCTGGGTGCCCAGCCCCTGCCGGACGGCTCGGGCACCCGCTTCCGGGTCTGGACGACCACCGCGGCCGTGGTGCATGTCCGGGTCGATGGCGAGACCCACCCCATGACCGACCTGGGCGAAGGCTTCTTCGAGGTCACCCTGCCCGTCCGTCCCGGCGCCCGCTACCTCTTCCTGCTCGACGGCGCAGCGCGCCCCGACCCCTACGCCCGCTTCCTGCCGAACGGGGTTCACGGCGAGGCCGAGGTCATCGACCTGAGCGCCTATCAGTGGCAGCATCCGGACTGGCGCGGTCTGGCGCTGGCCGACTGCGTGTTCTACGAACTGCACCTGGGCACGTTCACGCCGGAAGGGACGTACCGGGCCGCCCAGGAGAAGCTGCCGTACCTCAAAGACCTCGGCATTACGGCCATCCAGCTCATGCCGGTGGCGGCCTTTCCGGGACAGCGCGGCTGGGGCTACGACGGCGCGGCGCTGTATGCCCCCTTCGAGCCCTACGGCCGCCCCGAAGAGCTGATGGCCTTCGTGGACGCCGCGCACGGCCTGGGCCTGGGCGTGTTCCTCGACGTGGTGTACAACCACTTCGGCCCGGACGGCAACTACCTCTCGGCCTACGCGCCGGACTACTTCACGGACCGCTTCCACTCCGCCTGGGGCATGGGGCTGGACTACGCCGAGGGGCACATGCGCCGCCTGATCACCGGCAACGCCCGGATGTGGCTGCGCGACTACCGCTTCGACGGCCTGCGCCTGGACGCCACCGCCTCCATGCCCGACGACAGCCCCGTGCACATCCTGCAGGAGCTGGCGCAGGAGGTACACATGCTGGGCGGCACCCACCTGCTGCTGGCCGAGGATCACCGCAACCTGCCCGAACTCGTCACGGACTACGGCCTGGACGGCATCTGGGTGGACGACTTCCACCATGAGGTGCGCGTGACCCTCACGGACGAGCACGAGGGGTATTACGGCGGCTTCCAGGGCAGCGCAAAGGAACTCGCGCAGGTCATCAACCGGGGCTGGAAGTACGAGGGCCAGTTCTGGAACGTGAAGGGCGAGGAGCACGAGCGCGGGAAGCCGGCCGACGCCCTGGAGGCGCCCAGCTTCGTGTACTGCATCCAGAACCACGACCAGATCGGCAACCGCGCCATCGGCGACCGCCTCCACCACGACGAGAAGGTCACCCAGCAGGAGTACCGCGGCGCCTCGGCGCTGCTGCTCACGCTGCCCATGACGCCGCTGCTGTTCCAGGGGCAGGAGTGGGCCGCCAGCACGCCCTTTCCCTTCTTCAGCGACCACCACGGCGAGCTGGGAAAAATGGTCAGCGAGGGCCGCAAGAAGGAGTTCGCCTACTTCAGCTCGTTCGCCGGCGAACACGTGCCCGACCCGCAGGCCGAGAGCACCTTCCTGGGCGCCAAGCTGGCGTGGGACGAGCGGGAGGAGGGCGAGCACGGCACCACCCTGAACCTCTACCGCGCCCTGCTGAAACTGCGCCGCGAGGATCCGGTACTGGGCCAGCGATCGCGCCGGAACATCGAGGCGGGCCACGTGGGCGACGTGCTGTGGGTGCGCTGGCGCACCGCCCAGGGGGAGCGGGCGCTGCTCTGGAACCTGAAAAAAGAGGCGCTCCCCCTGGACAGCCTGGAGCTGACGCTGCCCCCCCAGGTCATGCTGCACAGCGAATCCGGGCTGACCGGCGAGCTGCCGCAGCCGGGCACGCTGGGGGCCGGCGAGGCCGCGCTCTTCGGGACGCCATGA
- the treY gene encoding malto-oligosyltrehalose synthase: MTQAASVPLAEPAPDALDAAPFSTHLPAATYRLQLHAGFDFAAARRVLPYLARLGVSDVYLSPIWASTPGSTHGYDVTDHSLVNPELGGLAGLRRLAARARELGLGIVVDFVPNHMGIQGGHNPYWEDVLTHGQASRYAHFFDISWHPLKRALDGKVLLPLLGDQYGRVLERRELSLERDGAQFSLRYWERRLPLSPRSLAGLLSSVTGGLPTRTTDLTRAELASIARSVANLPRSTAGGLTAADREGRAQEMEVMSRRLNALLEGSKTLRDLLDAAVAETNADPERLDALVGEQNYRLASWKVASEEINYRRFFDINDLAALRMEDPRVFDWAHATLFELLRSGVIQGVRLDHTDGLYDPAGYFRELQAWAGAALNAPAETRRPLYVVAEKILEPGETLPGGWAIHGSTGYDFLAQLNGVFVDGAREDELSAIYRRFTGDRLSYGEHLYRGKHLIQRVSLPGEVNVLAEHLERLAEADRRSRDFTLSTLRGVIREVIASFPVYRTYLRADGSRESGDNDKIAHAISDARAHNRREGRPLDDSAFGFLTAVLTLDAPDEATRAAWADFALKFQQLTGPVTAKGAEDTAFYRYARLLSLNEVGGDPALFGTPLRTFHTVARHRAEHWPQAMLAGSTHDTKRGEDTRARISVLSEIPQLWAGFLSTHAPLLLSLGRDLELGRAPTPLDQYVLLQTVLGAYPLQGELEGFAGRIGEYMLKAAREAKLSTSWASPNAEYEEALMGFVQELLGHGEFMDSLRGLHERISPHGAQNGLSATLARLSAPGVPDTYQGSEGWNQSLVDPDNRRPVDYLGLNRAVARLEKRPDLAAARTLLGRYEDGAVKTLVTWAALQARRAHPELFRQGTYRAIDAGKYVLAFAREHEGAVAVTVAPRLTLTLTRGRTPWALGEVWGTRQLSLPRAGTYENVLTGERFRARSSSIPLAKVLEDFPLALLVGR; encoded by the coding sequence ATGACCCAGGCCGCCTCTGTGCCGCTGGCGGAGCCCGCCCCGGACGCCCTGGACGCCGCGCCCTTCAGCACCCACCTGCCGGCCGCGACCTACCGCCTGCAGCTGCACGCGGGGTTCGACTTCGCGGCGGCGCGCCGGGTGCTGCCCTATCTGGCGCGGCTGGGCGTCTCGGACGTGTACCTCTCGCCGATCTGGGCCAGCACGCCGGGCAGCACCCACGGCTACGACGTCACCGACCATTCGCTGGTGAACCCGGAACTGGGCGGCCTGGCGGGGCTGCGGCGCCTCGCGGCCCGGGCGCGTGAACTGGGCCTGGGCATCGTGGTGGATTTCGTGCCCAACCACATGGGCATCCAGGGCGGCCACAACCCCTACTGGGAGGACGTGCTCACCCACGGGCAGGCCAGCCGCTACGCGCACTTCTTCGACATCTCCTGGCATCCGCTCAAGCGGGCGCTGGACGGCAAGGTGCTGCTGCCGCTGCTGGGCGACCAGTACGGCCGCGTGCTGGAGCGGCGCGAGCTGAGCCTGGAGCGGGACGGCGCGCAGTTCTCCCTGCGCTACTGGGAACGCCGGCTGCCGCTCTCGCCGCGCTCGCTGGCCGGGCTGCTGAGCAGCGTGACCGGCGGCCTGCCCACCCGCACCACCGACCTGACGCGCGCCGAACTGGCGAGCATCGCGCGCTCGGTGGCGAACCTGCCGCGCTCGACGGCCGGCGGCCTGACCGCGGCCGACCGGGAAGGCCGCGCCCAGGAGATGGAGGTCATGTCCCGGCGCCTGAACGCGCTGCTGGAGGGTTCCAAGACCCTGCGTGACCTGCTGGACGCCGCGGTGGCCGAGACCAACGCCGACCCCGAGCGCCTGGACGCGCTGGTGGGCGAGCAGAACTACCGCCTGGCCTCCTGGAAGGTGGCCTCAGAGGAGATCAACTACCGGCGCTTCTTCGACATCAACGACCTCGCCGCGCTGCGTATGGAAGACCCGCGGGTGTTCGACTGGGCGCACGCCACGCTCTTCGAGCTGCTGCGCTCCGGCGTGATCCAGGGCGTGCGGCTCGACCACACCGACGGTCTGTACGACCCCGCCGGCTACTTCCGCGAGCTGCAGGCCTGGGCGGGGGCGGCCCTGAACGCTCCGGCCGAGACCCGGCGGCCGCTGTACGTGGTGGCCGAGAAGATCCTGGAGCCCGGCGAGACGCTGCCGGGGGGCTGGGCCATCCACGGCTCGACCGGCTACGACTTTCTGGCCCAACTGAACGGCGTGTTCGTGGACGGCGCCCGCGAGGACGAACTGAGCGCCATCTACCGCCGCTTCACGGGCGACCGCCTGAGCTACGGCGAGCACCTCTACCGGGGCAAGCACCTGATCCAGCGCGTGAGCCTGCCCGGCGAGGTCAACGTGCTGGCCGAGCACCTGGAGCGGCTGGCCGAGGCCGACCGGCGGTCGCGCGACTTCACGCTGAGCACCCTGCGCGGCGTGATCCGCGAGGTGATCGCGTCGTTTCCGGTCTACCGCACCTACCTGCGCGCCGACGGCTCCCGTGAAAGCGGCGACAACGACAAGATCGCCCACGCCATCTCGGATGCCCGCGCCCACAACCGCCGCGAGGGCCGCCCCCTGGACGACAGCGCCTTCGGCTTCCTGACGGCCGTGCTGACCCTGGACGCCCCAGACGAGGCCACCCGCGCGGCCTGGGCCGACTTCGCCCTGAAGTTCCAGCAGCTGACCGGGCCGGTGACCGCCAAGGGGGCCGAGGACACGGCCTTCTACCGCTACGCCCGGCTGCTCTCACTGAACGAGGTGGGCGGCGATCCAGCGCTGTTCGGCACGCCCCTGCGCACCTTCCACACGGTCGCCCGGCACCGCGCCGAGCACTGGCCCCAGGCCATGCTGGCCGGCAGCACCCACGACACCAAGCGCGGCGAGGACACCCGCGCCCGCATCAGTGTGCTCAGCGAGATCCCCCAGCTCTGGGCCGGATTCCTGAGCACCCACGCACCGCTGCTGCTCTCGCTGGGCCGGGATCTCGAACTGGGCCGCGCGCCCACGCCGCTCGACCAGTACGTGCTGCTGCAGACCGTGCTGGGGGCCTATCCCCTGCAGGGCGAGCTGGAGGGCTTCGCGGGCCGGATCGGCGAGTACATGCTCAAGGCCGCGCGGGAGGCCAAGCTCAGCACCAGCTGGGCCTCGCCCAACGCCGAGTACGAGGAAGCGCTGATGGGCTTCGTGCAGGAGCTGCTGGGGCATGGCGAGTTCATGGACAGCCTGCGCGGCCTGCACGAGCGCATCAGCCCCCACGGTGCGCAGAACGGCCTGAGCGCCACGCTGGCCCGCCTGAGCGCCCCCGGCGTGCCCGACACCTACCAGGGTTCCGAGGGCTGGAACCAGAGTCTGGTCGACCCCGACAACCGCCGCCCGGTGGACTACCTGGGCCTGAACCGTGCGGTGGCCCGCCTGGAGAAGCGTCCCGACCTCGCGGCCGCCCGCACGCTGCTGGGCCGCTACGAGGACGGGGCGGTGAAAACCCTGGTGACCTGGGCCGCCCTGCAGGCCCGCAGGGCGCATCCGGAACTGTTCCGCCAGGGCACCTACCGCGCCATCGACGCCGGGAAGTACGTGCTGGCCTTCGCCCGCGAGCACGAGGGCGCGGTCGCCGTGACGGTCGCGCCGCGCCTGACCCTGACCCTCACGCGGGGGCGCACGCCCTGGGCGCTGGGCGAGGTCTGGGGCACCCGGCAGCTCAGCCTGCCCCGGGCCGGCACCTACGAGAACGTGCTGACCGGCGAACGGTTCCGCGCCCGCAGCAGCAGTATCCCGCTGGCCAAGGTGCTGGAGGACTTTCCCCTGGCCCTCCTGGTGGGCCGCTGA
- a CDS encoding metallophosphoesterase family protein, translated as MRLAVISDVHGNAFALEAVLADVQTCAPDALLNLGDQIEGSADPARAAALQAELGAVEVRGNNEEKLWPGGRRGALALEVGAWLETQVSAPARERLAALPLGARIGGVYACHGTPESAWDSLLWVWQDSPDGPGFYRSRDPLELGQLVAPLAAEVVVCGHTHRPGATRVNDTLVVNAGAVSDQVDGDPRARWTLLEWRAGRWTVDFRAVAYDVGGAVAWARANSPFGAFEEALLRSGRFDSRGEPEREF; from the coding sequence GTGAGGCTGGCGGTCATCAGCGACGTACACGGCAACGCCTTCGCGCTGGAGGCGGTGCTGGCCGATGTCCAGACCTGTGCCCCGGACGCGCTGCTGAACCTCGGTGACCAGATCGAGGGCAGCGCCGACCCGGCCCGCGCGGCGGCGCTGCAGGCGGAACTGGGCGCCGTGGAGGTGCGGGGCAACAACGAGGAGAAGCTCTGGCCCGGCGGTCGGCGCGGCGCCCTGGCGCTGGAGGTCGGCGCGTGGCTGGAGACCCAGGTGAGCGCCCCGGCACGTGAGCGGCTGGCGGCCCTGCCCCTGGGCGCCCGCATCGGCGGCGTGTACGCCTGCCACGGCACGCCGGAGAGCGCCTGGGACAGCCTGCTGTGGGTCTGGCAGGACTCGCCCGACGGCCCGGGCTTCTACCGGTCGCGCGACCCGCTGGAGCTGGGGCAACTGGTCGCGCCGCTGGCCGCCGAGGTCGTGGTGTGCGGCCACACCCACCGGCCGGGCGCCACCCGCGTGAACGACACGCTGGTCGTGAACGCGGGCGCGGTCAGCGATCAGGTGGACGGCGATCCGCGGGCCCGCTGGACGCTGCTGGAGTGGCGTGCGGGCCGCTGGACGGTGGATTTCCGCGCCGTGGCCTACGACGTCGGCGGCGCGGTGGCCTGGGCGCGGGCGAATTCCCCCTTCGGCGCCTTCGAGGAGGCGCTGCTGCGCTCGGGGCGCTTCGACAGCCGCGGCGAGCCGGAACGGGAGTTCTGA